A window of Rhododendron vialii isolate Sample 1 chromosome 11a, ASM3025357v1 contains these coding sequences:
- the LOC131307322 gene encoding uncharacterized protein LOC131307322 isoform X4, with the protein MESFNWEYFDFMDDDRLARRWKRNCVRNKELKVNCFSQSLKRALEDQKLGGGMVDEDYLSFLNQVVKDTESRNSMVKDGDESGEDDPHYKMFLEKLKEDGKSYVLQVAGKNEVSLYIKYEAEDSSDDELELPGIRKSRSVMDTESLEAAKDLRLETQKNWTNTGRVYMMDCVGSETTYSVVERDMTPEPVNHVFGMENGFSSDNPCPKDSHSFKVGSEHETEVEMVDECYQIYLNGIKGKADSIVPTIEDAELVKDETEVEMADECYQIFLNGIKGKADSIVPTIEDAELVKDETEVEMVDECYQIYLNGIKGKADSIVPTIEDAELVKDEKMDDRSSSESEVLVALNASDFGDGNYSPFETSKLNVTWVEEDGLQCLGNPNTSFHSRYREKLMEKLSESYDHEEYNKLWRDITEERPKERHFHLRSGVVKSGKKYGVPGPSYLEQYPGC; encoded by the exons ATGGAAAGCTTCAATTGGGAGTATTTTGACTTCATGGATGATGATAGATTGGCGAGGCGGTGGAAGAGAAATTGTGTCCGTAACAAGGAGTTGAAGGTTAATTGCTTTAGTCAATCACTGAAGAGAGCTTTAGAAGATCAGAAATTGGGTGGTGGAATGGTGGACGAGGATTACCTAAGTTTTTTAAATCAGGTGGTGAAGGATACGGAATCGAGGAACTCAATGGTAAAAGATGGTGATGAGAGTGGTGAAGATGACCCTCATTATAAGATGTTCTTGGAGAAACTAAAAGAGGATGGAAAATCTTATGTGCTTCAGGTGGCTGGGAAAAATGAAGTCTCTTTGTATATAAAGTATGAAGCAGAGGATAGTTCAGATGACGAGCTCGAGCTACCCGGGATAAGGAAATCGAGGAGTGTTATGGATACAGAGAGCTTGGAAGCTGCAAAAGATCTGAGGTTGGAAACCCAAAAGAATTGGACAAATACAGGGAGAGTATATATGATGGATTGTGTAGGAAGTGAAACGACATATTCGGTGGTGGAAAGAGACATGACACCCGAGCCTGTAAATCATGTTTTTGGCATGGAAAATGGATTTTCCAGTGATAACCCTTGTCCAAAGGATAGTCATTCGTTCAAGGTTGGCAGCGAGCACGAAACGGAAGTCGAAATGGTAGATGAATGCTACCAAATCTACCTAAATGGGATCAAAGGGAAAGCTGATAGTATAGTTCCCACAATTGAAGATGCTGAACTGGTGAAAGATGAAACGGAAGTCGAAATGGCAGATGAATGCTACCAAATCTTCCTAAATGGGATCAAAGGGAAAGCTGATAGTATAGTTCCCACAATTGAAGATGCTGAACTGGTGAAAGATGAAACGGAAGTTGAAATGGTAGATGAATGCTACCAAATCTACCTGAATGGGATCAAAGGGAAAGCTGATAGTATAGTTCCCACAATTGAAGATGCTGAACTGGTGAAAGATGAAAAAATGGATGATAGAAGTTCTTCTGAGTCAGAAGTATTGGTGGCACTTAATGCTTCTGATTTTGGTGATGGAAACTATTCCCCCTTTGAGACTTCAAAACTGAATGTCACATGG GTGGAGGAAGATGGCCTACAATGCCTTGGAAATCCCAATACAAGCTTTCATTCCAGGTATAGGGAGAAGCTCATGGAGAAGCTCAGCGAATCATATGACCATGAGGAATATAACAAACTTTGGCGAGATATAACTGAAGAAAGACCGAAGGAGCGTCATTTTCACCTCCGCTCTGGAGTAGTAAAATCAGGGAAGAAATATGGTGTACCCGGCCCGTCTTATCTTGAACAATACCCTG Gatgttga
- the LOC131307322 gene encoding uncharacterized protein LOC131307322 isoform X3: MESFNWEYFDFMDDDRLARRWKRNCVRNKELKVNCFSQSLKRALEDQKLGGGMVDEDYLSFLNQVVKDTESRNSMVKDGDESGEDDPHYKMFLEKLKEDGKSYVLQVAGKNEVSLYIKYEAEDSSDDELELPGIRKSRSVMDTESLEAAKDLRLETQKNWTNTGRVYMMDCVGSETTYSVVERDMTPEPVNHVFGMENGFSSDNPCPKDSHSFKVGSEHETEVEMVDECYQIYLNGIKGKADSIVPTIEDAELVKDETEVEMADECYQIFLNGIKGKADSIVPTIEDAELVKDETEVEMVDECYQIYLNGIKGKADSIVPTIEDAELVKDEKMDDRSSSESEVLVALNASDFGDGNYSPFETSKLNVTWVEEDGLQCLGNPNTSFHSRYREKLMEKLSESYDHEEYNKLWRDITEERPKERHFHLRSGVVKSGKKYGVPGPSYLEQYPEFGSERCIHSMVRPPVFGSDAKKFSARHCIC; the protein is encoded by the exons ATGGAAAGCTTCAATTGGGAGTATTTTGACTTCATGGATGATGATAGATTGGCGAGGCGGTGGAAGAGAAATTGTGTCCGTAACAAGGAGTTGAAGGTTAATTGCTTTAGTCAATCACTGAAGAGAGCTTTAGAAGATCAGAAATTGGGTGGTGGAATGGTGGACGAGGATTACCTAAGTTTTTTAAATCAGGTGGTGAAGGATACGGAATCGAGGAACTCAATGGTAAAAGATGGTGATGAGAGTGGTGAAGATGACCCTCATTATAAGATGTTCTTGGAGAAACTAAAAGAGGATGGAAAATCTTATGTGCTTCAGGTGGCTGGGAAAAATGAAGTCTCTTTGTATATAAAGTATGAAGCAGAGGATAGTTCAGATGACGAGCTCGAGCTACCCGGGATAAGGAAATCGAGGAGTGTTATGGATACAGAGAGCTTGGAAGCTGCAAAAGATCTGAGGTTGGAAACCCAAAAGAATTGGACAAATACAGGGAGAGTATATATGATGGATTGTGTAGGAAGTGAAACGACATATTCGGTGGTGGAAAGAGACATGACACCCGAGCCTGTAAATCATGTTTTTGGCATGGAAAATGGATTTTCCAGTGATAACCCTTGTCCAAAGGATAGTCATTCGTTCAAGGTTGGCAGCGAGCACGAAACGGAAGTCGAAATGGTAGATGAATGCTACCAAATCTACCTAAATGGGATCAAAGGGAAAGCTGATAGTATAGTTCCCACAATTGAAGATGCTGAACTGGTGAAAGATGAAACGGAAGTCGAAATGGCAGATGAATGCTACCAAATCTTCCTAAATGGGATCAAAGGGAAAGCTGATAGTATAGTTCCCACAATTGAAGATGCTGAACTGGTGAAAGATGAAACGGAAGTTGAAATGGTAGATGAATGCTACCAAATCTACCTGAATGGGATCAAAGGGAAAGCTGATAGTATAGTTCCCACAATTGAAGATGCTGAACTGGTGAAAGATGAAAAAATGGATGATAGAAGTTCTTCTGAGTCAGAAGTATTGGTGGCACTTAATGCTTCTGATTTTGGTGATGGAAACTATTCCCCCTTTGAGACTTCAAAACTGAATGTCACATGG GTGGAGGAAGATGGCCTACAATGCCTTGGAAATCCCAATACAAGCTTTCATTCCAGGTATAGGGAGAAGCTCATGGAGAAGCTCAGCGAATCATATGACCATGAGGAATATAACAAACTTTGGCGAGATATAACTGAAGAAAGACCGAAGGAGCGTCATTTTCACCTCCGCTCTGGAGTAGTAAAATCAGGGAAGAAATATGGTGTACCCGGCCCGTCTTATCTTGAACAATACCCTG AATTTGGTTCAGAACGATGCATTCATTCCATGGTTAGACCCCCTGTGTTTGGAAGTGATGCCAAGAAATTCAGCGCAAGACACTGCATCTGCTGA
- the LOC131307322 gene encoding uncharacterized protein LOC131307322 isoform X2: protein MESFNWEYFDFMDDDRLARRWKRNCVRNKELKVNCFSQSLKRALEDQKLGGGMVDEDYLSFLNQVVKDTESRNSMVKDGDESGEDDPHYKMFLEKLKEDGKSYVLQVAGKNEVSLYIKYEAEDSSDDELELPGIRKSRSVMDTESLEAAKDLRLETQKNWTNTGRVYMMDCVGSETTYSVVERDMTPEPVNHVFGMENGFSSDNPCPKDSHSFKVGSEHETEVEMVDECYQIYLNGIKGKADSIVPTIEDAELVKDETEVEMADECYQIFLNGIKGKADSIVPTIEDAELVKDETEVEMVDECYQIYLNGIKGKADSIVPTIEDAELVKDEKMDDRSSSESEVLVALNASDFGDGNYSPFETSKLNVTWVEEDGLQCLGNPNTSFHSRYREKLMEKLSESYDHEEYNKLWRDITEERPKERHFHLRSGVVKSGKKYGVPGPSYLEQYPVLDKKISAVFLDKFKVLNLLRGFFFWLQNLVQNDAFIPWLDPLCLEVMPRNSAQDTASAEPSDMQVCV from the exons ATGGAAAGCTTCAATTGGGAGTATTTTGACTTCATGGATGATGATAGATTGGCGAGGCGGTGGAAGAGAAATTGTGTCCGTAACAAGGAGTTGAAGGTTAATTGCTTTAGTCAATCACTGAAGAGAGCTTTAGAAGATCAGAAATTGGGTGGTGGAATGGTGGACGAGGATTACCTAAGTTTTTTAAATCAGGTGGTGAAGGATACGGAATCGAGGAACTCAATGGTAAAAGATGGTGATGAGAGTGGTGAAGATGACCCTCATTATAAGATGTTCTTGGAGAAACTAAAAGAGGATGGAAAATCTTATGTGCTTCAGGTGGCTGGGAAAAATGAAGTCTCTTTGTATATAAAGTATGAAGCAGAGGATAGTTCAGATGACGAGCTCGAGCTACCCGGGATAAGGAAATCGAGGAGTGTTATGGATACAGAGAGCTTGGAAGCTGCAAAAGATCTGAGGTTGGAAACCCAAAAGAATTGGACAAATACAGGGAGAGTATATATGATGGATTGTGTAGGAAGTGAAACGACATATTCGGTGGTGGAAAGAGACATGACACCCGAGCCTGTAAATCATGTTTTTGGCATGGAAAATGGATTTTCCAGTGATAACCCTTGTCCAAAGGATAGTCATTCGTTCAAGGTTGGCAGCGAGCACGAAACGGAAGTCGAAATGGTAGATGAATGCTACCAAATCTACCTAAATGGGATCAAAGGGAAAGCTGATAGTATAGTTCCCACAATTGAAGATGCTGAACTGGTGAAAGATGAAACGGAAGTCGAAATGGCAGATGAATGCTACCAAATCTTCCTAAATGGGATCAAAGGGAAAGCTGATAGTATAGTTCCCACAATTGAAGATGCTGAACTGGTGAAAGATGAAACGGAAGTTGAAATGGTAGATGAATGCTACCAAATCTACCTGAATGGGATCAAAGGGAAAGCTGATAGTATAGTTCCCACAATTGAAGATGCTGAACTGGTGAAAGATGAAAAAATGGATGATAGAAGTTCTTCTGAGTCAGAAGTATTGGTGGCACTTAATGCTTCTGATTTTGGTGATGGAAACTATTCCCCCTTTGAGACTTCAAAACTGAATGTCACATGG GTGGAGGAAGATGGCCTACAATGCCTTGGAAATCCCAATACAAGCTTTCATTCCAGGTATAGGGAGAAGCTCATGGAGAAGCTCAGCGAATCATATGACCATGAGGAATATAACAAACTTTGGCGAGATATAACTGAAGAAAGACCGAAGGAGCGTCATTTTCACCTCCGCTCTGGAGTAGTAAAATCAGGGAAGAAATATGGTGTACCCGGCCCGTCTTATCTTGAACAATACCCTG ttcttgataagaagattTCTGCAGTATTCTTAGACAAATTCAAAGTATTGAATCTCTTACGAggatttttcttttggttgcaG AATTTGGTTCAGAACGATGCATTCATTCCATGGTTAGACCCCCTGTGTTTGGAAGTGATGCCAAGAAATTCAGCGCAAGACACTGCATCTGCTGAGCCATCTGATATGCAAGTTTGTGTCTGA
- the LOC131307322 gene encoding uncharacterized protein LOC131307322 isoform X1: protein MESFNWEYFDFMDDDRLARRWKRNCVRNKELKVNCFSQSLKRALEDQKLGGGMVDEDYLSFLNQVVKDTESRNSMVKDGDESGEDDPHYKMFLEKLKEDGKSYVLQVAGKNEVSLYIKYEAEDSSDDELELPGIRKSRSVMDTESLEAAKDLRLETQKNWTNTGRVYMMDCVGSETTYSVVERDMTPEPVNHVFGMENGFSSDNPCPKDSHSFKVGSEHETEVEMVDECYQIYLNGIKGKADSIVPTIEDAELVKDETEVEMADECYQIFLNGIKGKADSIVPTIEDAELVKDETEVEMVDECYQIYLNGIKGKADSIVPTIEDAELVKDEKMDDRSSSESEVLVALNASDFGDGNYSPFETSKLNVTWVEEDGLQCLGNPNTSFHSRYREKLMEKLSESYDHEEYNKLWRDITEERPKERHFHLRSGVVKSGKKYGVPGPSYLEQYPVLDKKISAVFLDKFKVLNLLRGFFFWLQVAFFPWSVARGTLLRTLILLSQSGEMLLMWVGGLKNSKLLFLGCFHVSSLSNIAVQLITTVGCVCGGGSWSQVHLLSQL from the exons ATGGAAAGCTTCAATTGGGAGTATTTTGACTTCATGGATGATGATAGATTGGCGAGGCGGTGGAAGAGAAATTGTGTCCGTAACAAGGAGTTGAAGGTTAATTGCTTTAGTCAATCACTGAAGAGAGCTTTAGAAGATCAGAAATTGGGTGGTGGAATGGTGGACGAGGATTACCTAAGTTTTTTAAATCAGGTGGTGAAGGATACGGAATCGAGGAACTCAATGGTAAAAGATGGTGATGAGAGTGGTGAAGATGACCCTCATTATAAGATGTTCTTGGAGAAACTAAAAGAGGATGGAAAATCTTATGTGCTTCAGGTGGCTGGGAAAAATGAAGTCTCTTTGTATATAAAGTATGAAGCAGAGGATAGTTCAGATGACGAGCTCGAGCTACCCGGGATAAGGAAATCGAGGAGTGTTATGGATACAGAGAGCTTGGAAGCTGCAAAAGATCTGAGGTTGGAAACCCAAAAGAATTGGACAAATACAGGGAGAGTATATATGATGGATTGTGTAGGAAGTGAAACGACATATTCGGTGGTGGAAAGAGACATGACACCCGAGCCTGTAAATCATGTTTTTGGCATGGAAAATGGATTTTCCAGTGATAACCCTTGTCCAAAGGATAGTCATTCGTTCAAGGTTGGCAGCGAGCACGAAACGGAAGTCGAAATGGTAGATGAATGCTACCAAATCTACCTAAATGGGATCAAAGGGAAAGCTGATAGTATAGTTCCCACAATTGAAGATGCTGAACTGGTGAAAGATGAAACGGAAGTCGAAATGGCAGATGAATGCTACCAAATCTTCCTAAATGGGATCAAAGGGAAAGCTGATAGTATAGTTCCCACAATTGAAGATGCTGAACTGGTGAAAGATGAAACGGAAGTTGAAATGGTAGATGAATGCTACCAAATCTACCTGAATGGGATCAAAGGGAAAGCTGATAGTATAGTTCCCACAATTGAAGATGCTGAACTGGTGAAAGATGAAAAAATGGATGATAGAAGTTCTTCTGAGTCAGAAGTATTGGTGGCACTTAATGCTTCTGATTTTGGTGATGGAAACTATTCCCCCTTTGAGACTTCAAAACTGAATGTCACATGG GTGGAGGAAGATGGCCTACAATGCCTTGGAAATCCCAATACAAGCTTTCATTCCAGGTATAGGGAGAAGCTCATGGAGAAGCTCAGCGAATCATATGACCATGAGGAATATAACAAACTTTGGCGAGATATAACTGAAGAAAGACCGAAGGAGCGTCATTTTCACCTCCGCTCTGGAGTAGTAAAATCAGGGAAGAAATATGGTGTACCCGGCCCGTCTTATCTTGAACAATACCCTG ttcttgataagaagattTCTGCAGTATTCTTAGACAAATTCAAAGTATTGAATCTCTTACGAggatttttcttttggttgcaG GTGGCTTTCTTTCCTTGGTCAGTAGCTCGTGGGACTTTACTGAGGACTTTGATTTTACTCAGTCAAAGTGGGGAGATGCTGTTGATGTGGGTTGGCGGCCTCAAGAATTCAAAGTTATTGTTCTTGGGTTGCTTTCACGTGTCTTCACTTTCAAATATAGCAGTACAGCTGATCACGActgtggggtgtgtgtgtggtggggGGAGTTGGAGTCAGGTACATCTTTTGTCGCAGTTGTAG